A portion of the Paenibacillus hamazuiensis genome contains these proteins:
- a CDS encoding alpha-hydroxy-acid oxidizing protein — MNYYEESDLAIRHFPIAFHEWEEKARQRLAAGPFGYVHGGAGKGDTMLANRSIFDKYRLLPRICSDISERDLSITLLGRQLPSPILLAPIGVNSIFHREGELAVAKACAETGIPYILSNVSSQPMEKVAEVMGEAVRWFQLYPPIDPHLSRSFLDRAKKAGYSAIVVTVDSTMLGWRETDLRNAYLPFLEGHGMGNYFTDPVFLQKLDKSPEEDKIAAVKKALKEGNNTQFTWNSFEEIRKMTDLPLLLKGITHPEDARFAIKHGADGIIVSNHGGRQIDGAIGTLEALPGIVDVVRGEVPILLDSGIRRGADVMKAVALGATAVLIGRPYIYALAVAGRQGVMAVIQNIIAETELTLAISGRKSMKEVDSTLIVKIT; from the coding sequence ATGAACTATTATGAAGAGTCGGATTTGGCTATTCGCCACTTTCCGATTGCGTTTCACGAATGGGAGGAAAAAGCCAGACAAAGACTGGCGGCCGGACCGTTCGGTTACGTCCATGGAGGCGCGGGAAAGGGCGATACCATGCTGGCCAACCGCAGCATATTTGATAAGTACCGGTTATTGCCGCGGATCTGCAGCGATATTTCAGAAAGGGATTTGTCGATTACCTTATTGGGTCGCCAACTGCCGTCACCTATTCTGCTTGCCCCCATAGGGGTTAACTCGATTTTTCATCGCGAAGGAGAACTTGCCGTTGCCAAAGCTTGTGCGGAGACCGGCATTCCGTATATTTTAAGCAACGTATCGTCGCAGCCTATGGAAAAGGTAGCGGAAGTCATGGGCGAGGCCGTTCGCTGGTTTCAATTATACCCGCCCATTGATCCTCACTTATCCCGAAGTTTCCTGGACCGAGCCAAGAAAGCGGGTTACTCCGCTATTGTCGTCACCGTCGACTCCACGATGCTCGGCTGGCGTGAAACGGACCTGCGTAATGCGTATTTACCTTTCCTGGAAGGCCATGGTATGGGAAATTACTTTACCGATCCCGTCTTTTTGCAAAAACTTGATAAGTCCCCGGAGGAAGACAAAATTGCTGCCGTAAAAAAAGCGTTAAAGGAAGGAAATAATACGCAATTTACATGGAATTCTTTTGAAGAAATTCGAAAAATGACTGACCTACCTTTGCTTTTAAAAGGTATTACTCATCCGGAAGACGCGAGATTTGCTATAAAACATGGGGCTGACGGTATTATCGTTTCCAATCATGGGGGACGGCAAATCGATGGCGCGATCGGTACGTTGGAAGCTTTGCCGGGCATTGTGGATGTGGTCCGGGGCGAGGTTCCGATTTTGCTTGACAGCGGAATTCGCAGAGGAGCAGACGTCATGAAGGCTGTCGCTTTGGGGGCTACCGCCGTGCTGATCGGACGGCCGTATATTTATGCTTTAGCTGTGGCCGGCCGGCAAGGAGTGATGGCAGTCATTCAAAATATCATCGCGGAAACCGAACTGACCCTGGCCATTTCCGGGCGCAAATCGATGAAAGAAGTGGATTCCACACTGATTGTCAAAATAACATAG
- a CDS encoding helix-turn-helix domain-containing protein: protein MIRKKTWRFLQSTLYEYFYYFLALSLFVAFSAGGALYYSSSSLLWKEAVQNSSNTLQLLKNGQEIVLAEVNKAMENVLLDSSFLNYTDVSNQSSVYTKLQFQQRLDRVVLSSDYIHSVYIYYTGPRYVLSSIEGSVPLSSLKDREFVESLSGETVAKSIVRTRHLPGISSAEDETVITMVKTMPIIHSGTPAAYVIVNIKGDYLVKIMNSLNTNKNARLFITDPQGNILSQKASEDAFSLSDMPGRFDISPLNGSSGSLFTKIGGVESLVCYVSSEPSGWLYIYTVPKAVVTQSLQLWSKAAIAICALAALLSLAGSVVLSRRVFHPLGRLLSLLKGASPSSAGSMPEDGKEIAQIERNVGRLIDRNRDLTMLLKDYEIQSRNKFLLRLACGVEQVTAQTMERLTYYGVSLGETGRYVVAIVSMDDFAKFSQETHESERNALLLTLSERIRVEAFVNRSLQGYLIETESSEMVIVLYRGTMEPGEELWSSELHSWFRYLHGLLQSDTNLSFTLGVSSVRERLNELGECYFEAESAVRQKLVYGFNNVIFYESVRTDRGMALYPLAIERNVLTQLKTGNREGVLHGLREFESYLLEHHSGQMEQVRHYFLQFFSSSLRCIYEMDANFGFKPVIRQILHTDLLGLETMQQMTSYMQNLYEQVLDQLEQKRSLKNKELAGSVNAYIDKHFGEDLSIEQISDIFAISVSHLRKIYKEETGMTIRDRLSQKRIAKAKELLGDPRQKIQDIASQVGYSNVQSFTKAFKAETGKSPGEYRDQQLRSNSHV from the coding sequence GTGATACGGAAAAAAACATGGCGATTCCTGCAAAGCACGTTGTACGAATACTTTTACTATTTTTTGGCCCTTTCTTTGTTTGTAGCTTTTTCGGCGGGCGGGGCGCTCTATTATTCGTCGTCTTCGCTGCTTTGGAAGGAAGCCGTGCAAAACAGCAGCAATACGCTGCAGCTGCTCAAGAACGGTCAGGAAATCGTATTAGCCGAAGTCAACAAAGCCATGGAAAACGTATTGCTGGACTCCTCCTTCCTCAACTATACGGACGTTTCCAATCAATCCAGCGTGTACACGAAGCTTCAATTCCAGCAGCGCCTGGATCGTGTCGTGCTTTCAAGCGATTATATTCATTCGGTTTACATTTATTATACGGGGCCCCGGTACGTGCTATCGTCCATCGAGGGATCCGTTCCGTTAAGCAGCCTGAAGGATCGGGAGTTCGTCGAATCGCTTTCGGGCGAAACGGTCGCGAAGTCGATCGTACGCACGCGCCATCTTCCGGGGATATCGTCCGCCGAGGACGAAACGGTCATCACGATGGTCAAAACGATGCCGATCATCCATTCGGGTACGCCTGCCGCCTATGTGATCGTCAACATTAAAGGCGATTATCTGGTCAAGATCATGAACTCGCTCAATACGAACAAAAACGCCCGCTTGTTCATTACGGATCCGCAGGGGAATATTCTTTCGCAAAAAGCCTCGGAAGACGCGTTTTCGTTAAGCGACATGCCGGGAAGATTCGATATTTCTCCGTTGAACGGTTCGTCGGGCAGCCTTTTCACCAAAATAGGAGGGGTGGAATCGCTTGTCTGTTACGTGTCGTCCGAGCCCAGCGGCTGGCTGTACATTTACACCGTTCCGAAAGCCGTCGTTACGCAAAGTCTCCAGCTTTGGAGCAAAGCCGCCATCGCCATCTGCGCACTGGCAGCCCTGCTCAGCCTGGCGGGCTCGGTTGTGCTTTCGCGGCGGGTATTTCATCCTCTAGGGCGGCTGTTGTCCTTACTCAAGGGGGCGAGCCCAAGCTCCGCCGGTTCGATGCCCGAGGACGGCAAGGAAATCGCGCAGATTGAACGGAACGTAGGCCGTCTTATCGACCGCAACCGGGACTTGACCATGCTGCTCAAAGATTATGAAATCCAAAGCCGGAACAAATTTTTGCTGCGGCTTGCCTGCGGCGTCGAACAAGTCACCGCCCAAACGATGGAGCGGCTGACCTACTATGGTGTGAGTCTCGGGGAAACCGGCCGATATGTCGTGGCTATCGTGTCCATGGACGACTTCGCCAAATTCAGTCAAGAGACGCACGAATCCGAACGCAACGCTCTTTTGCTGACCTTGTCCGAACGCATTCGGGTGGAAGCTTTCGTCAACCGGTCGCTGCAAGGGTATTTGATCGAAACGGAATCGAGCGAGATGGTGATTGTTCTTTATCGGGGTACGATGGAACCCGGCGAGGAGCTGTGGAGCAGCGAGCTCCATTCGTGGTTCCGATATTTGCATGGCCTGCTGCAGTCGGATACGAATCTTTCTTTCACGCTCGGCGTGAGCTCGGTACGGGAACGTTTGAACGAACTCGGCGAATGTTACTTCGAAGCGGAATCCGCCGTACGGCAGAAGCTCGTTTACGGCTTTAACAACGTCATTTTCTACGAATCCGTTCGGACGGATCGGGGGATGGCTCTTTACCCGCTTGCCATCGAAAGGAATGTGCTGACTCAGCTCAAAACGGGAAACCGGGAAGGCGTTCTGCACGGTCTCCGCGAATTCGAGTCCTATTTACTGGAACACCATTCCGGCCAAATGGAGCAGGTCCGTCATTATTTTTTACAATTTTTCTCGTCCTCGCTGCGGTGCATTTATGAAATGGACGCGAATTTCGGCTTCAAGCCGGTGATTCGGCAAATCCTGCATACCGATCTGCTCGGGTTGGAAACGATGCAGCAAATGACCTCCTATATGCAAAACCTTTACGAACAGGTGCTCGACCAGCTCGAGCAAAAGCGCAGTTTGAAGAACAAGGAGCTGGCGGGCAGCGTGAACGCCTATATTGACAAGCATTTCGGCGAGGACCTTTCGATAGAGCAAATTAGCGACATTTTCGCCATCAGCGTTTCACATTTGCGCAAAATTTATAAAGAAGAGACGGGCATGACGATTCGGGATCGGCTCAGTCAAAAACGGATTGCCAAAGCCAAGGAGCTGCTTGGCGATCCCCGCCAAAAAATTCAGGATATCGCGAGTCAGGTAGGTTACTCGAACGTTCAATCGTTTACGAAAGCGTTCAAAGCCGAAACGGGTAAGTCGCCGGGGGAATATCGGGATCAGCAGCTTCGCAGCAATTCGCATGTATAA